The Panicum hallii strain FIL2 chromosome 5, PHallii_v3.1, whole genome shotgun sequence genome contains the following window.
GAAATGCAATATCATCGCAATTTTTTTCCAGCTTTCGTACATAATCTAAATGGACTACTAGGGGTGGAAGTTTGGAGATGACGATCATGTGATCGAACCAGATAGTATGTTTTTTAATGGAAGAGCAAAATTTTATAAAGTTGCATTTAATAAAACTGTAAAAAGTATCACATATTTCTTATTTTGTTTTAGATCAAAGACCACTTTGGCCCTGCTATACTGAAAGCATAGAAATTGTTCAGGCTGGGGTTACCAGCTTACAATCCATGGCACTGCACCAGATTTCTCCCGCAAAGTTCCCCTCCTGTTCAATCCTTCTCTCCAACTAGAGTGTTCTCACCTTCTGTTCATGGCTAAAATACCTAGAGATTTGTTAAATTTTGTAGGAGCTCATTCCTTCCATGGAACTACAACCACTAGAGATTTTCTTACAGGATTAAAATCCTTTCAAATTCATCCATTTTTTTTTCTCAATCGAGAACATGACCAGAACGAAAGCGCCGAAGTGAAGTGACACGGTTGCTGCCCGACGCAACAGGTGTCTCTGGAGGCGCAGTCCACATATCCCCCGCCGCTTCCGCGCCGGTCTTCTCCCACCTTCCCCGCCCCCTTACCCTTCCTCCAACTCCAATGCTCTCCACTCTTCTCCTTCCCCATCGCctaaccgccgccgccgccacctcgccgacCCGCTCGCCTCTCcgcgtcctcgccgccgccgccggcatgTCTTCGTCCGCGTCCTCGTCCTCGCCCCACGGCGGGCGGAAGCCGAACCGCCTCGCCGCCGAGCACAGCCCCTACCTGCTGCAGCACGCGCACAACCCGGTGAGGAGTGCCCTTCTGTTCGTGCGTGCGGCCGGAAGGGATTCCGTGGATAGGATAGTGCCAAGTGGGTATTGAGCTCTCGCTTCTCTTAATTTGACTTGGTGCAGGTTGATTGGTATCCCTGGGGGGACGAGGCTTTCGAGAAGGCTCGCGCCAAGGACGTCCCCATCTTCCTCTCAGGTATGAACTCTCCTGATACAGTCGGGTTAGATCAGTTGCCGTGTGCAGCTGCGTAGTGCCAATGTGTGACATGCCAAATTGTTGTACATAACAGTGTAATAATGATGTCGTCAAGAGAAAATTAAGCTGAAATGTCGCCGAATTCATCAATTTAGTTTCAGCCTAACCAAAAGTGTTCTCTATCTGACATTCTTATTTTGCTTTGACAAACGTGAATGTACCCGTGAAGTTGGCTATAGCACATGCCATTGGTGAGTTTTATTATCGCCATATATTTATTCTCTTGGCATTATGCATTCTGTTATTTATGACTTCTAGATCACATGTTCCATGTTAACTTCAGTTTCTGTTAATTTCTTTGGGGGCTGAATTCCAAAGGTGTCATGTGATGGAGGTGGAGTCCTTTGAGAATGAGGAAGTGGCAAAGTTGCTGAATGATTGGTTTGTTAGCATCAAGGTAATAAAACATTTACTTCGTTCGATCCCACTCGCACCCTGTATCTGATgtcaaattcaaaaaaaaaactgtaTGTGTGGAAGTTACGCACACGCAATGTGATCATACTGCTTTGTTTCTGATCATTAGTTTTGACAGGTTGACCGTGAAGAACGCCCAGATGTTGATAAGGTAATCTCTTTTGGTGTGCCTGTGCATTAGTTCCATTTCTAGGAAGTTGCAAACTTGCAATTCCTTCTTTACTCCTTATTTTGTGTGGTTAGCTCAAAAAGGTCTTTAAGTGTGTTTGTTTGGGTGCCACACAAGGTTATTTCTCGACTATAACCTCACATATTTAGGTATATATGACATATGTATCGGCACTACATGGTGGTGGCGGTTGGCCTTTGAGTGTCTTTTTGTCACCCAATTTGAAACCATTGATGGGTGGTACGTACTTTCCACCAGATGATAAGTATGGAAGACCAGGCTTCAAGACTGTTCTGAGGTATTAGATGAAGTACATAATTTCTGAAATTTTGAAGTTATTACTGCAGGAGCTTAGCTTCTAATTGTTTATTGCATAACTTCTCTTCAGGAAGGTCAAGGAAGCCTGGGAAACTAAACGTGACGCGCTCGAGCGTACAGGAAATCTGGTCATTGAACAACTTACAGATGCATTATCTGCGAAGGCTAGCTTTCAGGATCTGCCAAATGATCTGGCTGATGTTTGTGTAGATCAATGTGTTGAAAAGGTTTGAAAAGTACCTGATTGCATATTATTTTGCACCACCATCCTGATACATTTTCATACAAACTACCATCAAAATTGACTAATTGGTATAACTATACTGCAGCTACTAAATCATATCTTCTCCAAGATGCTGAGCCCTAGGTCCTGATTTACGCCATTGTTTATTAAGCTACCAAAAATCCTTAACTCATTGCCATAGCTTGGTCAGACATGACCTCTGGAATCTCAGCTTCCTTTTTAGCTCCTATTTTTCTTAACTAGCTAATTTATATAGCATATAGTCCTAAGTTGCTACATGGATTCTGCTCTGCTATTCTAACTTTCGATGAGTGCCAGTCTCTAGTGTGGTTGAGCTTCTAAGACTTAGTGTGGATAATTTTAAACTTGGTCTCACATTTAATTTCAAAGGAATTAAAACAGTCTGGAATCTGGTATGTAGATATGTCTTCACAACATTCTTGAGTATGTGGTTGATTAATTCTCATGTTTTACTTGGTCAGTTTATGGACATGACTTTCTTGTCCTGCATGGACAGATTTCAGGATTAGAATTCAAATATAAGCTTACTGAAACTTATCCCTGTCACCATGTACCTTTGAAGCAGCCAAACTAACCATATAAATGCAGCTTTTTGAATGCATTGGGACAATATTGCTAAAAATGTTGTTGACATAGTTCTACTTATACAGATAATTTGGAAGCCATGGATTTTACTTCAACAATCTGTCCTCCATCATTTTCCTTGATAGCTTTTCACCTTATGTCCTTACAGTTAGCGAGCAGTTATGATCCGAAATTCGGTGGATTTGGCTCTGCGCCCAAGTTTCCAAGACCAGTTGAAGATTATATAATGCTCTATAGATTTCGTAAACTCATGGAAGCTGGGAAAGAGAGTGAAGCCCAGAATATAAAGAAGATGGTGACTCACACATTGGACTGTATGGCAAGAGGTGGAGTTCATGACCACGTCGGAGGTGGCTTTCACAGATATAGTGTggatgagtgctggcatggtaAGTTGGCCCTGAGCTCAAGGAGAAATTTCTTTTAAGCGCTTTGCAGAATTCTCCTCTCACATGCCCTCTTCAAATTCAGTTCCGCATTTTGAGAAGATGCTGTACGACCAGGGGCAGATAGTAAATGTATACTTGGATACATTTCTGATTACGAGAGATGAGTATTATTCTACAGTTGCATGTGACATACTTGATTACTTGAGGAGAGACATGATAGGAAAAGAAGGTGAAATTTTCTCAGCAGAAGATGCTGACAGTGCAGAATATGAGGGTGCTCCAAGAAAAAAGGAGGGAGCTTTTTATGTGTGGACCAGTAAAGAGGTACATCTATTTGAACTTTTCGTCTACTTTTCAACTTAATCATAATGTATACTTCTGATCATTCCCTAGAAAATGGGCCAAGGGTTCAAACTGGCATACCATTATCAAGATCACATGAAGCCCGCGTGCTAAGCTTGAGTCCATCTATGGAGTTTTGCACTTTGTACTGCCGTTGCTTCGGACTTGATTTGCAGATGTTGAAGCTCTTGACACCTACTTGCATTCAGTTTGATGAACATTGTAATCGCTACTGTCTGTTTAGGATATTTTTTTTGTTTCACAATACTATAATTACTCCTAGTAATTACACTTCAGGAACACTGCACTGAATTTTTCTATttttagttttgattttttcaGTTTTAATGTTTGGATTTCCACCTAAAGAGTAATAATATATATAAAGTTTCAACA
Protein-coding sequences here:
- the LOC112895901 gene encoding spermatogenesis-associated protein 20 isoform X1, with protein sequence MLSTLLLPHRLTAAAATSPTRSPLRVLAAAAGMSSSASSSSPHGGRKPNRLAAEHSPYLLQHAHNPVDWYPWGDEAFEKARAKDVPIFLSVGYSTCHWCHVMEVESFENEEVAKLLNDWFVSIKVDREERPDVDKVYMTYVSALHGGGGWPLSVFLSPNLKPLMGGTYFPPDDKYGRPGFKTVLRKVKEAWETKRDALERTGNLVIEQLTDALSAKASFQDLPNDLADVCVDQCVEKLASSYDPKFGGFGSAPKFPRPVEDYIMLYRFRKLMEAGKESEAQNIKKMVTHTLDCMARGGVHDHVGGGFHRYSVDECWHVPHFEKMLYDQGQIVNVYLDTFLITRDEYYSTVACDILDYLRRDMIGKEGEIFSAEDADSAEYEGAPRKKEGAFYVWTSKEIEDALGENAELFKNHYYVKSSGNCDLSPMSDPHNEFNGKNVLIERKPASLMASKFGKSLDEYSQVLGACRQKLFDIRSKRPRPHLDDKVIVSWNGLAISAFARASQILKSGQTATRFNFPVAGSNPVEYLEVAEKAANFIKVKLYDASSKRLHHSYRNGPSKAPGFLDDYAFLINGLLDLYEFGGRIEWLLWAIQLQVTQDELFLDKQGGGYFNTPGEDPSVLLRVKEDYDGAEPSGNSVAAINLIRLSSILDAAKSTGYKRNVEHLLAVFETRLRQLSIALPLMCCAADMLSVPSRKQVVLVGKKGSAEFQDMVAATFSSYDPNRTVIQIDPRNTQEMEFWDSNNTNIAQMARSSPPGNQAVAHVCHDFKCSPPVTSPEALRELLNKTLAAASTAA